The DNA sequence TCTCAGGTGACGTGAGACCCGGGTGGCCCGCTACCGCATACCTGGACGTGAGCAACGTAGGTGATGGGGTCGCTAGGAACGTAGTAGTGTCTCTAACCCCCACTACAGTAGGGGTGCAGGTGGCCTCTCCCATCGAGGTAGGTATCATGAACCCGATGGAGAGCAGGAGAGTTCCGTTCGAGGTCTATGCTGGGGATAACGTTGATGAAGCCATCACAATAACTGCTACAGTGACTTGGAATGCTCAGGTAGGCCCGGGTGGACAGTACACAACCACACAAACTCTAGAAGTGCTGGAGGTAGGACCTAAGGGCCTAGAAGTCTCAACAAAAGATTATTACTTGAATCCCGGAAAAGTCAACACTGTAATGCTCTCCGTGGAGAATGAGGGGGGCGAGTGGGCTTACAGAGCTAGGCTGATCATTCAGACACCCCCGAGTGTAGCGGTGATGGGTAGCAGCAGCTTCGATCTAGGGGACATAGCTCCAGGAGGGGTCACCTTAGTTCCGGTGAACCTGAGCTTGAGTTCCCTCGAATCGGGGCCCATTCAGGTTTTAGCTAATCTAGAGTGGCTGGACTCGGGAGGCGAGCGGAGGGCATCATCATCAACGTTGGGCTTCTACGTGAGGGTTCCAGCTGGACCTTACTTAGTGGCTTCCTCGAATACGAAGGCGCTCAAACCAGGAGTTCCGGAGCCCGTCGGGATACTCCTCAGGAACGAAGGGCAGGAGGCGGCTAGGAGGGTCAGGATGAACATAATCCCGTCCAAGGATTTAGCCGTCCTCTCAGATTCAGGGTTCTATTTAGGAGATATAGAGCCCGGAGGTGTTGTAGAAGTATCCATCCTGTTATACGCGGCTAACGTGAGTTATGGGACTCTCATATTAACGGTCGAGCTGAATTACCTGGATGAGCACGACTCAACGAGGAACCAAGTGACCCAGCTCTCCTTCATAACGGAACCAGCGAAGCAACCCCTCCTGACCATAATCCCCCTGAACTCGGAACTCGAGACCGATGAGACCAACGTGCTAGAGGTCAAGGTCAAGAACGAGGGTGGCATAGCGACGGATCTGAGAATAGAGTTAGCTTTCCCTTCCCCCGAATTGGGATCCATAGTTGGAACTGGGAGAGCTTACATCGAGTCGCTTGGTAGGGGGGAGAGCGCTGTAAGGAACTTCACGCTCTATCTCTCCCCTAAGGTTTACGGGGCAGTCCAGTTAATAGCCAGGTTGAGCTACAGGGATGAATCAGGGGTCGATCACTTCGATGTTACCACTTTAGGCGTGAGGGCTTCAGGTCAACCGAGGATAGAGGTGGCTCATGTCTCCACAATACCGACACCCGTATATCCCGGAGATTCCAACGTCAAGTTAGTAGTTCTAGTAACGAACCTAGGCAACTACGTGGCTAAGGACCTGAGGCTGAACATCACGTCATTACCTCCACTGGTCGAGCCCTCCTACTCGGGCTCAGATACCTTTCTGATACCAGCTCTCCCTCCAGGCCAGAGCGCTGAGGCGAGATTCCTACTTACCGTGAATGGGGAAGCTAAACCCGGGAGGTACGATCTGAAGCTTGTTTCGAAGTACGGTGAGGTTAGCCTTCCACTACAGATCGATGAGAAGGCCCACTTCAAGTTAGTCGAGTTCAGTGTTTCAGGTAGGCCTAAGCCGGGAGATAGGGGTGTAAAGATGTCTTTGGTCCTGAGGAACGAGGCTGAAGTTGATGCAAGCGATGCCCTAATTGAAGTGATAACGCCTTATCTGACGGGAACCACCTCGCTCGCCATGGGAGACGTGCCGGGGAGGAGCGATGCATCAGCCGTGATGGAGGTGGATATCGATAAACAAGCTCCCTTGGAGGTCCCGTTAGACATCAGGGTATCCTGGAAGCAAGAAGGAAGGAGCTTATCTCAGACGATAAAAACAACTTTAGTACTTCAGAGAGGGGATGAGATCAGCACCCTAGCTACAACGGTAATCCTAATTACCATCGTGCTTCTCTCACTAGCGGTGGTAGCGAGGAGGATCGGTCTCTCAAGGATCTCCTCGCGATCCCATATTGAACAAGAGCCCTCATAGCCTTCACAGCCCTCTCGGGCTCCGGATAAGCTGGTATTCCCTCGATCTCAAACAACTTCCTGAACTCCACAGCGTACCGCGAACTCCCTACATCCATCGCCACGACCGGCTTCCTGTATCCTCTTGAGACATCAGCTATCCTCCTGGGCAGCTCCGATGTAACACCTGGAACATGATGGAGAGCTAACACTATCACTCCGAAGACGTTAGGGTCTTGGAGGATCAACTCCAATGCTCCTATGAAGGAATCGTCCGTTGCGCTGCCAGTCAGATCTATGGGATTAGATAGGGAAGCGATCGGTGGTATAACGTCGCTCTTCTGAAGTTCCCTAAGCTTCTCCATTGTGAGAGGAGAGAACTCAGCTAACTTCAATCCTGAGGCCTCGACTTCATCAGCGGCCATCACACCAACGCCACCACCATCAGTCAGTATAGCGACGCTCTCCCCTTCAGCGGGTGGTTGCATCGCTAGGGCCTTAGCTACATCGAATAACTCCTCCATATCCCAGACCCTTATGACACCCGCCTGCTTGAAGGCAGCATCGTATATAGCATCGCTCCCAGCGATAGCAGCGGTATGTGAGCTAGCTGCCTTAGCTCCAGCACTAGTTCTCCCCGCTTTCAGTACTACGATGGGTTTCTCCTTAGTAACCTCCCTAGCGAGCTCGAGGAACTCTCTTCCCCTATCTATCGACTCCGCGTAGATCAGTATGACTTTCGTCTCGGGATCGTCCTTGAGGTAACTGATCGCATCTACCTCGTCTACGTCTATCTTATTACCATAGCTTATGAACTTTGAGAGCCCGATTCCCTCACCGTACATGTAATCGAGGCATGCGACGCCGAAGGCCCCTGACTGTGTACTGAGGGCAACGCTACCGGGCTTAGGTCTGGGTGATGAGATGTAGATGTTACCTCGGAGCTCCTTCTCTACGGGTAAGAAGAGGGTGTCCACCCCTGTTGATGGGGATATCACCCCTACACAATTAGGACCGACGATCCTGATCCCGTACTTCCTCCTTATTTCATCCAATCTCCTCTGGAGGATCAAGCCCTCCCCTCCTACCTCGGCGAACCCCCCACTTATCACCACAGCATTACGAACTCCCTTCTCACCACACTCCTCCAGCGCCTGAGGTGTTTGAGACGCAGGGGTGACTATAACAGCCAACTCAGGTGGCTCCGGCACTTCCATAACACTCTTGTAAGTCGGTACACCGAGTATCATCTCATCTGACCTCGGGTTCACTGCGTAAAGATTTCCCCTGAAAGTCCCACTTCTCTTATTCTCGACTAAGACTCTCAAGATCTCGTAACCTATCTTCCCAGGAGTTCTGGAAGCACCTACCACAACCACCGAGCTCGGTTCGAAGAATCCCTTCAACGCCAGGGATATCACCACAAATCCTGCCAACTAAATATTAAGATTTTTACTAGAGGCTCGTCCAATCGCTCGAAAAATGAGGAAAATACTTATGAGTGCTGGACAATTTGCGGGAAATATATTCCCGTTTTCACCCATTCAAAAAACTTAGCTAGATATGCCGCTGAAACTAAGAAAAAAGGTTCGGGGTTGGAGGGGATGCCTCGCTTACGCTTTCCAGACCGTCCTGACTGCGAGATCTATGTCCTCGCCTGATACAGTCTTCCTGTTAGCGTGTTTGGCTAAACTAACGGCCTGCCTTCCCACTTCAAGGGCGAACTTCTCCATGTAGCGTTCCAAAGCCTCTACTGCAGCGTCGCTCACTCTTTCTGCTCCTGCATCTCTTATTATTCTCCCGATGGGAGCAAGAGGTAGATACCTGGCCCTAGGCATAGAGAAAAGTAAGGAGAACTTAAATAAAAATTTTTCCCCCAGATTGCCAGTACGTGTTCTTGTAAAGTAACCCTATATTTAACCCTCGAGTATTCCATTTACCTTAAAATCAAATAAATTTAACAGATCGGATCTCTAAAAACAAAGAGATTTTATAGGTTATGGGACGAAGAGGAGATTAAATTGTGTTTAGTTAATGAAGAGTATGAATATGAGAAACTTGTAAGCTTGTCGCAGGAAGGTTCGCTCGATGGGAGATATGAATAGGTTTCCTAGCGCTTATCTATGTCAAAACTCAATTTAATGCTCCCTTCAAATCCAAATGAGTTCTCATGCTACTCCGATTCGAGGGAATCAACGAAGCCTTTTTTAATAATGATGCGATTGTTCAATCGGATGAGATTTCTAATTCGCGGCTCGAGTAATCCCTACATGAGTTCGATGGGACTCTCCGGTACCCTCAACGGCGCCCCCTCTCTCCGCTACTAAGAGAGCCTATGAAGCTCACCTTATAGCCATGGGCATCCAAAACATCTTTGAGCTGGCTGATCGGTGAGTCCTTAGACAGTATCACTATGACAGATCCCCTACTGGGAACTGATAGCGGATCCAAACCTAAATGGTGAGTTAGCTCAACTAGCTCCGGGGGAAGTTCCAGATAGTCCCTCCGGATCGCAAACCCCATTCCGGTTAACCTCGAGAGCACATCTAGCGATCCCAAGATACCGTTCTCTCCGACCCAGAGCATCCCCTTAACCTTGGCTACGCTTGGAATCGTTCTAATAGCATCTAAGCAGGATAGCATCCACTTATAATCCCTCCACCTAGAGATTTTCTCTCTAAAATCCAATTTCTCGAGAATATGTGGTTTCATGGTGGCGAACGAATATAAGAATTCAGCTCCCGGGACTCCGATAAGGGCGAGGGGATCTCCAACCCTGGCCTCCAAGGGGAGCAGGAGTTCCCGTGCCTCCCCTACGACTACTGTCGACACCATGGGATTCTTCAAATGTTCAACTTTATTTACCCTAATTACCACATCAGAATGATATTTACTGGACTCTCTCCTTATATCTTCAATTATATCTCCTTTTTTAGAATCAATTTCGCTGGGCACTAGTAAGCTGCTTATGACGAGCTTCGGATCCGCACCCAACGTAGAAACTTTAGAGGCTGAAAAGTGAAATGAGAGAAATCCTAAATCTTCACATGGAAAATTCACAGCAGTCTCTACTCCATAGACTCTGAAAATCCCACACAATTTCTCGAAGCATATGCCGAGCTCCCCCATTAATGATCTGACCGTGTCGAAAGCTTTTCCATGGGTCTTATCGCCTTTTAGTGTTCTTCCAAAAACTTTAGGGTTCAAGATCCCACCCCCTCGTCCCTGAAGAATGGGGACCTAACTCTCATATATGCGTATCTCCTCAACGAGTAGCGTCAGAGTGCTGAAGGACTGCAGTCCAGTTAAATGACAAGATTTTTCAACCTTAAAATTCATCGAGCGTTTGTGAGAGTTTCGATCCAAGGTGAGAGAGGGTCTTACAGCGAAGAAGCAGTGCTTCAGTACTTTGGGATGTGTGCTTACGAACTGATCACGAAGAATTACCTTGAGGAGGTATTCGACTCGGTTGAATCGGGGGAAGCTGACTACGGTGTGGTTCCCGTTGAGAACTCATCGACGGGAAGTATAAGGAAGTCCCTAGACCTATTACTAGCGAGGGATGTGAGGGTTGTAGGAGAGTCAAAGGTAAAAGTTTCTCATGCCCTTCTAGGTGTGAGAGGGGCAAAGTTAAGTGATATAGAGCGTGTTTACTCACATCCAGAGGCAATATCTCAGTGCGAGGGCTTCCTAAGGAGGTATAACTGGACCGTGATTCCCAGCCTAGATACAGCTGGCGCTGCGAGGTTCATAGCCGATACTAAAGATAGGAGATCAGCAGCCGTAGCTAGTGAGAGGGCGGCTTCGATATACGGATTGGAGGTAATAGCTAGGAATATTCAAGATGTCCCCGTGAACATAACCAGGTTCTTCGTGATCTCCTTAAGTGAGCAAGTTAGTCAGGATGCCGATACAACGGCAGCTTTCTTCGCAACTAAACACACACCGGGTTCCCTTTGGAGAGCTCTGGGGGCTTTCGCTAAGAGGGGAATAAATCTCCTCTGGTTGGAGTCGAGGCCCATCAAGGGAGAGCCGTGGAACTACTCTTTTTACGTGGAGTTCGAGGGTTCCCTAATGAGAGAAGTTACTAGGGAGGCGATCCGGGAACTCAGGGAGCTAACTATCTGGGTTAAGGTATTAGGAAGCTATAAGAGGATGTCATTAGAGTAAGAGTTCTTTCTTAAACTTATCGCTGAGAATCCTAACCTCTTTCTCGCTCTTTGAGCGAGCGTAGGCCTTTAACCTCTCCTCATTCACCTTAAGGAACTCAGCTCCCCATTTAAATGGATTAAGCATTTTTAACGAGAGCTCCTCGTAGCCCAATATCATGAGGGCAGACGCCACCGCTTCAACGGTCGATAGGTACTCGGGAACTCCGTAATTTATCGGATTAGCTGCTACCAGGAAAGGGAGTCTTCTCTGAATACCCGGGGGCCATCTAACTTCACTTATTCTCCTCCAGGATGCATCCACAGCGACTATGGCCTTAGCCAAATCCCTGTCTGCAGGGGATAGATATCTCCTGGAGAGGGGGTTCAGTACTATGGATCTCCTGAGAGGTCTATACCTCTCTGCAAGCTTTAGCCTTATGAGCCTCGCTCCCGTAGCCTTCCTAGGATCATCGTGCTCTAACCTCAGTACGTAAACCGTTATGCTCACTTCAATTTCTCCAGCACTATGAAGGTCACCGTGTTCTCAACACCCTCCTGGCTTCTGAGACCCTCTATTATCTTAGCGAGCTCGAATGTGTTAGCAGCTTCCACTCTCATGAGGAAATCGAACTCTCCGGTGACGTAAAATATCTCCTTTATCTTCTCATTCGCTGAGAAGGTCTTCTTGAGGTCAGTAGTGCTAGAGGGTCTGACGCTGACCGCTATGAACGCTTCAAGCATAACGACCACTGGTTCTATAGGAGGAGCCATCATTAATAAATCATTTGGTTTAAAGGAATTCCTCGTCAGCCGATCCGAATTAGACTATCGACGTTTCACATGTCCGCAATACCAGCTTAAATAAACTAGCAGCGCATAGAGGTCAGGTGGTATCCATGGCTCAACAGGTAGTAGTGAATATCGACGAGGACCTGATAAAGGCGATAGATGCCCTCGTAATGGAGGGCAACTATAAGAGTAGGTCTGAAGCGATAAGAGCTGCCCTCTTGGGTTTTGTGAGAAGCAAGAATGCGGAGAGGGTCAAATCCGTATTTGAGGATTTTATCTCTCAATCGGTTTCCGATTTTAGGAAGTAACCGTAGACTGAGGTAGCATCTATCTCCTCAATTCCCTCGATCCACCGTTCGATTAGATCAGCCATCCTCCAAGCCTGCAGTAACTCCGTGAATCTCAAAGTTTTTATTGGGATCCGTTTGCCCAGACGTATGGGAGCCAAGCTAGGGGTAAAAGGAGAACTAGTGTTCGATAGTAGAGATAAATGTATAAGTTTTTTGGGAAGATTTGGGATAGACCTGGAGAGTGGGAAGGGAGAGTCGGAAGGTATTAAGGTAGTTGGGGTCAGCGAGAGAGAGGGTAGGTGTCACGTGAAATTCGAGGGGAGGGTAGATTGGCCCTCAAAAGAGGCGCCTTCAAACGTAGATCCACTAGATTGGCTAGAATCCCAACTGATCGGATTAGTGTGGGATGTAGAGGAGCTCAAAACTCTAGAAGTTTACAGAGCTAAGGAAGACGTCAGCTTCGAGTTCTATGGAAGAGAGGAGCTCGAGAGAAAACGCGAAGAGTACAACAAGTGGTGGATAGACTCCGCTAGCAACATAGTGGGTCTCTTTTAAAATGAACTAGATTCCTCTGGGGGGAGGATGAGTTCTGGAGGAATTTAAAGTGAGATTCCGACCAATAAAAGTAAAGTCAACCGATCTGTCGAATGGTGCTGAGACCATGAGGGATCTACGTAGATAAGCAAACACTTTTATATAAGCCGAGAGTAGGATTCCTCAGGATGGTTGCGTTCGAGGAGAGAGTTAGAGATCCCGTGACCGGACTCCCCATAGAGTTATTCACATGGGAAGAAGTTGAAAAAGAACTGAAGCCGGTGAAGATAAGATACGAAAGGAGGAAGGGAAAGGACGTTACCATTATTGAGAACCTACCGCTATCAGATGAGAACATATGGAGTTTCCTCAAGGAGACTAAGAGGATCCTAGCTTGTGGTGGTACCTACAAGGATGGTTACGTGCTACTTCAAGGGGACCATAGGTACAAGGTCGCTAGGCTCCTGAGGGAAAGGTGGGGGATTCCGGAGGAACAGATAGAAGTCGAGTGATCTCAACAGGGTTCTATGGTACTCGGAGGCTTTGTTGTTATCGCATAAGTTACCATGGAAACTTTGGGGATCCTAGAGATCCTCTTAGATAGCTCTTCCAGAGTCTCCCCATCCAATCTGAACCAGTCCGCGGTCATCGCGTCCTCGCTCTCTACCACCCTGATGGTAACTATGTAGCCATCTACTCTGGCGTCTCCCTTAACGCCCACCCACTTGTCCTCCCCGACAACCGCGAAAGCTTGCCAAACCTTATCGTATAGGTTCCTCTCCTTGAGCACTTCCTCCACAATACTGGAAGCCTCCCTAACTATCTCAAGCTTCTCCTCAGTGACCTCTCCTATTATCCTGACCGAGAGCCCGGGTCCGGGGAAGGGGTGCTTGCTAACTATCTCCTCAGGCAGCCCGAGTCTCCTAGCTAGCCTCCTGACCTCGTCCTTATACAGGTAGCGAAGCGGTTCTATCACCCTTCCCTTGAACCAACCGGGGAGACCTGCTACGTTGTGATGACTCTTTATCCTGTCGGCTCCGATCTCCGCACCACTCTCTATCACATCCGGATATAGAGTACCCTGAACTAGGCAATCGCAGTTCTCCTTTTCGAATATCTCAGCGAATATCTTAGCGAACAGCTCACCCACTACAGCCCTCTTTTCCTCGCAGTCCCTCACCCCCCTGAGGGCCTCGAGGAATTCCCTAGATGCATCCACATATACGACATCGATGCCAACCTTCCTCAGGGATGAGAGGACGCTCTCAGTCTCTCCCTTCCTCAGGAGACCGTGGTTCACGAACACCGGGACGAGCTTCTCCCTAGCTACCCTACTGACCAGTAAAGCGGAGAGCGTGGAGTCCACGCCCCCGCTTACGGCAACTAATACCTTATCGCACTTACCTACCTCATTTACGATGTACTCCTCTATCAGGGAGAGAATCCTATCAGTATTCCAATCTCTCTCAGCTCCCGTTATCCTCAAGAAGTTCTCGAGGATCTTGTTCCCTCCCTGAGTGTGCTTGACCTCTGGATGGAACTGAACCCCGTAGATGGGCTTACGCTTATGCTTAAATGAACTCACGTAACCGTTCTCAGACATCGAAGTGATGACGAGATCGTTAGGGAGCTTGGAGACGAAGTCCGAGTGGCTCATCCACACGAGTTCATTGTTCCATCCCCCTAGAAGATCGTCTTCCTCAATAACGCGAACTTTAGTTGGGCCGAACTCCCCCTTCCCCTCCTTAACTTCCCCTCCTAACAGCTTTGCTATGAGCTGGAACCCGTAACATATCCCCAAGATAGGTACGTCCGCCTCCAGGAGTCTGGGGTCAAGGGAGGGCGAATTGGGTGCGTAGACGCTGCTGGGACCCCCTGAGAGGATGATCCCGGAGGGACTTCTAGTCCTTATTTCCTCATAGCTGGCCCTCGTATACGGAATTATCTCCGAGTAGACACCTAGATCCCTCACCTTCCTCGCAATCAGGTGAGCGTACTGTCCCCCGAAGTTCACGATCAGTATCATGAGGACCCCGGTCCCGAAACTCTCGCCTTAAGCCTTATGGAGCCCCCGAGGTAGGAACCCACGGACGCCACATCCTTCCCTATTCCGTCCAGCTCCTTCATGAGCTCCTCCAATGTGAAAGCTATGCTCGTCTGCCTCAGCGATCTTGTGGGTTCACCGTTCTCGATCAGAAAGGCTGTTTCAGCCATCCCACTGAACTCGCCGGTCGCGAGGTTAGGAGTATCCCCCGTATAGAGAACTAGTATTCCCCTCCTCACATCAAGAAGCTCTTCCTCATCCATCTCCAAGTTGGGAGCCTCTATCCTGACATTGTTAGCGCCCACAGAGGGAGCCCTCCTGTAGTCCCTCGAAGCATTACCCGTGCTCTCCCTACCCTCCCTCTTGGCTGTGTACCAGTTGTGTATCGCGCTCCTGAAGGTACCCTCCTCAACGACCCTCGTGCTAGTAGTGGGAATTCCCTCATCATCAAAGCTTGAGCTCCCAATGAGCCAAGGGATCCTTCCATCGTCTATTATTGAGATTTGATCGCTTGCTATCTGACTGTTCAGCCTGTTTGTGAGGAAGCTCCTCCCATATTGTATGTTCTCAGCATTAGCGGCCTCATCCACTATGAAGGGCACTATGGCCTGCAAGGCCTTCGGTTTGAACACGACGGGCAGCGTCTCGACACCTATCCTCGTGGAATCTAAGCTCTTGACAGCGATCTCCCCAGCCTCCTCCCCGAATCTCCTAGGGTCGAGCATATCCAGTTTCCTTCCCTCAGAGAAGTTGAAACCGGAGCCCCTCCTATCCCCATCCTTAGCGGCTACCTCCAGGAAGATGTTGAATGAGGTCCTACCCTCGGAGACATCCACACCAGTGGAACTGAATATCCTGACCTCCGCATAAGTGAGGGTAAGGATCCCCGAAACGGAGGTTATGCTGGGAGATAGTTTTGCAGCTTCCACAGAATCCATGAAGATTGAAGAAGCCTCGCTAACGTCAATATCCCTTATCCTATCGTCCAGAAGCCCGTCCATGAGCTCAACCCTGCGGGGCTCCGGCAGGGAGTGGAAGTCAGCATCCTCGGGTGAGGCCTTAGCATTCATGAAGGCTCTCCTCCCAGCTGAAGCTCCTTCCGGAGGATTTGTCGAGAACGCCATTCCTAGTTTCTTCCCTATATAAGCCCGGACACCTAGGCCAATCTCCCTGATGGTACTAGATGTCTTCAGGACCCCCCTCTCGACGTTTAGGGAGATCTTCCTCATCCTGATCTCGAAGGCCTCCGCTCCCTCAGCCCCCTCGGATATGGCGGCCCTCACCGCTTCCTCAGCTAGCATGGGTCACCTCCCCCCGAAGACCAGGCTCCTCACCATGATGTGAGGAGAACCCGTGGTGACGGGGACCCACTGGCCCTTCTTACCGCAGTTACCAGGATCGTGATGTAGGTCATTACCCACGGCTTCAACATTGTGCAACACCTCCAGCGTCATCCCCGTGATCGCGACCTCCCTCAACCTTCTCACGATCTCCCCTCTCTCGATGAGCCAGCCTCCCTCAGCCTTGAACATGAACTGCCCCTTTGCAGGGTCAGTGTACCCGTACAAGGATCCGAAGGCATAGATGCCATCCTTCATCTCTGAGACCATTTCCTCGAAGCTCCAATCCCCCCTCTCTATAAACGTGTTCGACATCCTCACCTCAGGGGGATTGCCGAAGTCCATGGACCTCGCGTTACCGGTCAACTCAACGTTCAGTTTCCTGGATACCTCCAAGTTCGTGAGGTAGCTTGATAGGACACCCTCTCTCACTATGTACTTCCTCCTAGCCTCAGTACCCTCATCGTCGTACCTGTAGCTACCGTACAGACCCTCAAGGGTGGGATCGTCAACGACACTTACGCGAGGTGAGCCAACGGGTTTCCCCATCATCCCCGTGAGGATGCTCTCGTCGTTAACTATAGCATCGCCCTCAGCAGCGTGCCCGAAGGCCTCATGTATGAACACGCCGGCTAGCTTGGGATCCAGTATCGCTTTACGCGGGCCTGGTGGAGCCGGTACGGCAGATAAGGCTTCTACAGCTCTTCTAGCGGCTCTCTCAGCTACATCGCTCCCCTCGATCACTTCCATACCACCCAATCCCCCCTTGGACTCGAAGGAGGCCTCAGTCACTCCGGCCTCATGGGCGAAGATGTAGGCAGCCATTCTGATCCGAGCTATCCTCTGGTCTACATCGGTTCCTAGCGAATTCAGAATCCTGGTTTCCTTAATGGAATCCACTAGGAAGATGTTAGTGTTCCGAACACCCCTTATGGAACTAGCTGACTTGTGCTGATCGATTAAAATACCTATCTTCCTCTCAATAGGGACCTCATAGGCCGGCTCTT is a window from the Candidatus Korarchaeum sp. genome containing:
- a CDS encoding histone family protein gives rise to the protein MPRARYLPLAPIGRIIRDAGAERVSDAAVEALERYMEKFALEVGRQAVSLAKHANRKTVSGEDIDLAVRTVWKA
- a CDS encoding CoA-binding protein — translated: MVISLALKGFFEPSSVVVVGASRTPGKIGYEILRVLVENKRSGTFRGNLYAVNPRSDEMILGVPTYKSVMEVPEPPELAVIVTPASQTPQALEECGEKGVRNAVVISGGFAEVGGEGLILQRRLDEIRRKYGIRIVGPNCVGVISPSTGVDTLFLPVEKELRGNIYISSPRPKPGSVALSTQSGAFGVACLDYMYGEGIGLSKFISYGNKIDVDEVDAISYLKDDPETKVILIYAESIDRGREFLELAREVTKEKPIVVLKAGRTSAGAKAASSHTAAIAGSDAIYDAAFKQAGVIRVWDMEELFDVAKALAMQPPAEGESVAILTDGGGVGVMAADEVEASGLKLAEFSPLTMEKLRELQKSDVIPPIASLSNPIDLTGSATDDSFIGALELILQDPNVFGVIVLALHHVPGVTSELPRRIADVSRGYRKPVVAMDVGSSRYAVEFRKLFEIEGIPAYPEPERAVKAMRALVQYGIARRSLRDRSSSLPPLVREARW
- a CDS encoding TldD/PmbA family protein codes for the protein MELESTISRGIKLGADFVEIREERSRTTILRVVDGVVRELSSGDEFRIGVRTLYKGGWGLSVARSVEDLEEALIDSFELAKLSSNRSRRLEVDWPSFKGNYEVLGKEPAYEVPIERKIGILIDQHKSASSIRGVRNTNIFLVDSIKETRILNSLGTDVDQRIARIRMAAYIFAHEAGVTEASFESKGGLGGMEVIEGSDVAERAARRAVEALSAVPAPPGPRKAILDPKLAGVFIHEAFGHAAEGDAIVNDESILTGMMGKPVGSPRVSVVDDPTLEGLYGSYRYDDEGTEARRKYIVREGVLSSYLTNLEVSRKLNVELTGNARSMDFGNPPEVRMSNTFIERGDWSFEEMVSEMKDGIYAFGSLYGYTDPAKGQFMFKAEGGWLIERGEIVRRLREVAITGMTLEVLHNVEAVGNDLHHDPGNCGKKGQWVPVTTGSPHIMVRSLVFGGR
- a CDS encoding Lrp/AsnC ligand binding domain-containing protein translates to MLEAFIAVSVRPSSTTDLKKTFSANEKIKEIFYVTGEFDFLMRVEAANTFELAKIIEGLRSQEGVENTVTFIVLEKLK
- the pheA gene encoding prephenate dehydratase, whose product is MRVSIQGERGSYSEEAVLQYFGMCAYELITKNYLEEVFDSVESGEADYGVVPVENSSTGSIRKSLDLLLARDVRVVGESKVKVSHALLGVRGAKLSDIERVYSHPEAISQCEGFLRRYNWTVIPSLDTAGAARFIADTKDRRSAAVASERAASIYGLEVIARNIQDVPVNITRFFVISLSEQVSQDADTTAAFFATKHTPGSLWRALGAFAKRGINLLWLESRPIKGEPWNYSFYVEFEGSLMREVTREAIRELRELTIWVKVLGSYKRMSLE
- a CDS encoding ribbon-helix-helix domain-containing protein, coding for MAQQVVVNIDEDLIKAIDALVMEGNYKSRSEAIRAALLGFVRSKNAERVKSVFEDFISQSVSDFRK
- a CDS encoding stress response translation initiation inhibitor YciH (in yeast this protein is involved in start site selection during the initiation of translation), which codes for MVAFEERVRDPVTGLPIELFTWEEVEKELKPVKIRYERRKGKDVTIIENLPLSDENIWSFLKETKRILACGGTYKDGYVLLQGDHRYKVARLLRERWGIPEEQIEVE
- the guaA gene encoding glutamine-hydrolyzing GMP synthase, whose product is MILIVNFGGQYAHLIARKVRDLGVYSEIIPYTRASYEEIRTRSPSGIILSGGPSSVYAPNSPSLDPRLLEADVPILGICYGFQLIAKLLGGEVKEGKGEFGPTKVRVIEEDDLLGGWNNELVWMSHSDFVSKLPNDLVITSMSENGYVSSFKHKRKPIYGVQFHPEVKHTQGGNKILENFLRITGAERDWNTDRILSLIEEYIVNEVGKCDKVLVAVSGGVDSTLSALLVSRVAREKLVPVFVNHGLLRKGETESVLSSLRKVGIDVVYVDASREFLEALRGVRDCEEKRAVVGELFAKIFAEIFEKENCDCLVQGTLYPDVIESGAEIGADRIKSHHNVAGLPGWFKGRVIEPLRYLYKDEVRRLARRLGLPEEIVSKHPFPGPGLSVRIIGEVTEEKLEIVREASSIVEEVLKERNLYDKVWQAFAVVGEDKWVGVKGDARVDGYIVTIRVVESEDAMTADWFRLDGETLEELSKRISRIPKVSMVTYAITTKPPSTIEPC
- a CDS encoding DUF367 family protein, with amino-acid sequence MSITVYVLRLEHDDPRKATGARLIRLKLAERYRPLRRSIVLNPLSRRYLSPADRDLAKAIVAVDASWRRISEVRWPPGIQRRLPFLVAANPINYGVPEYLSTVEAVASALMILGYEELSLKMLNPFKWGAEFLKVNEERLKAYARSKSEKEVRILSDKFKKELLL
- a CDS encoding TldD/PmbA family protein — its product is MLAEEAVRAAISEGAEGAEAFEIRMRKISLNVERGVLKTSSTIREIGLGVRAYIGKKLGMAFSTNPPEGASAGRRAFMNAKASPEDADFHSLPEPRRVELMDGLLDDRIRDIDVSEASSIFMDSVEAAKLSPSITSVSGILTLTYAEVRIFSSTGVDVSEGRTSFNIFLEVAAKDGDRRGSGFNFSEGRKLDMLDPRRFGEEAGEIAVKSLDSTRIGVETLPVVFKPKALQAIVPFIVDEAANAENIQYGRSFLTNRLNSQIASDQISIIDDGRIPWLIGSSSFDDEGIPTTSTRVVEEGTFRSAIHNWYTAKREGRESTGNASRDYRRAPSVGANNVRIEAPNLEMDEEELLDVRRGILVLYTGDTPNLATGEFSGMAETAFLIENGEPTRSLRQTSIAFTLEELMKELDGIGKDVASVGSYLGGSIRLKARVSGPGSS